A genomic window from Eriocheir sinensis breed Jianghai 21 chromosome 9, ASM2467909v1, whole genome shotgun sequence includes:
- the LOC126996270 gene encoding histidine-rich glycoprotein-like, with protein MGQLQREEADFSTLTGPTPSRLKVIDYVHSYPPDLMTIASLKPSVLPQHMALIRPFSAHPPPNPRHSIHHTQLHHNTLSHTTPNHATSHITLGHTTPNHTTPYIKPSYTTPHITLSNTTPHITPSQITIRHTKHHNQPHHTPQHTKPHPTTSHPATPHHAQPPNITSSHTTLHTHLTTPPIAPNHTTHNITSNHNITHYPATPRNTSHQPYHTTHNIQQHHTRHHTQPPR; from the exons ATGGGTCAGCTGCAGCGTGAAGAGGCTGATTTCTCCACACTTACTGGACCTACTCCCAGCCGCCTAAAGGTGATAGACTACGTCCACAGTTATCCACCTGACTTGATGACGATAGCCTCTCTCAAGCCATCGGTTCTTCCTCAGCACATGGCGCTGATCAGGCCCTTTTCAG CACACCCCCCACCCAATCCACGCCACTCCATACATCATACCCAGCTACACCACAACACACTTAGCCACACCACACCAAATCACGCCACATCACATATCACACTTggccacaccacaccaaaccacacCACTCCGTACATCAAACCTagctacaccacaccacataTCACACTcagcaacaccacaccacacatcacacccagccaaaTAACCATTCGCCACACCAAACATCACAATCAGCCACACCACACTCCACAGCACACCAAGCCACACCCCACCACATCACACCCAGCTACACCCCACCACGCTCAGCCACCCAacatcacatccagccacacaACACTACACACCCA TCTCACCACACCACCCATCGCACCCAACCATACCACACATAACATCACATCCAATCACAATATAACACACTACCCCGCCACACCACGCAACACATCACATcaaccataccacaccacacacaacatCCAGCAACACCACACCAggcatcacacccagccaccccgctga